The following coding sequences lie in one Glycine max cultivar Williams 82 chromosome 19, Glycine_max_v4.0, whole genome shotgun sequence genomic window:
- the LOC100803621 gene encoding deoxynucleoside triphosphate triphosphohydrolase SAMHD1 homolog isoform X1, with product MGAYCNGDVSLPPSYDVASGEDPRFCKHVRDNVHGNIYLDSLSLKFIDTEQFQRLRELKQLGFTNMVYPGAVHSRFEHSLGVYWLASQCVEKLKTYQGLELGINRFDIQTVKLAGLLHDVGHGPFSHLFEREFLPQVISGSDWSHEQMSVDMVDYIVDEHHIDVDPQMIRRVKEMILASSEYAPPRSSSEKSFLYDIVANGRNGIDVDKFDYLLRDCRACGLGCNFEFRRLLETMRVLDDEICYRAKDYLTIHKMFVTRADLYRTVYTHPKVKAIELMVVDALVHANSYLGISSNIHNPSEYWKLDDTIIKTIETTPNQELKEARELILRIRRRKLYQFCNEYPVPKDMLDNYKKVTAQDIVCSQKSGGVTLKEEDVAICNVKIDLTRGKHNPLESIHFFKDYESDEKFTIPDDRISHLLPTSYQDMIVKVYAKKPELVEAISEAFENFQLKTYGIKAQAHSTPQKKRRYNPFI from the exons ATGGGTGCTTATTGCAACGGAGACGTTTCGTTGCCACCATCCTACGACGTCGCTTCAGGAGAAGATCCCAGGTTCTGCAAGCACGTTCGCGACAACGTCCATGGCAACATTTATCTCGATTCC CTCAGTTTGAAGTTCATTGACACTGAGCAGTTTCAGAG GCTTCGCGAGTTGAAACAACTAG GTTTTACGAACATGGTTTATCCAGGTGCTGTGCATTCCAGATTTGAGCATTCTCTTGGTGTGTATTGGCTTGCCAGTCAATGTGTGGAAAAGCTTAAAACTTATCaa GGCTTGGAGCTTGGTATAAATAGATTTGATATTCAAACAGTGAAACTTGCAG GACTTCTGCATGATGTGGGACATGGCCCTTTCAGCCACTTGTTTGAGCGCGAGTTTCTTCCCCAAGTTATCAGTGGTTCTGATTG GTCACATGAACAAATGTCAGTCGATATGGTTGATTATATTGTTGATGAACACCATATTGATGTTGACCCTCAAATGATAAGAAGAGTCAAG GAGATGATACTGGCAAGCTCTGAATATGCTCCTCCAAGg AGCTCAAGTGAGAAAAGTTTCTTGTATGATATTGTTGCAAATGGCCGAAATGGAATTGATGTTGACAA ATTTGATTATCTTCTCCGTGACTGTCGAGCTTGTGGTCTAGGATGCAACTTTGAATTTCGAAG GTTATTGGAGACAATGCGGGTTTTGGATGATGAGATTTGTTATCGTGCTAAGGACT ACCTCACCATCCACAAAATGTTTGTCACCCGTGCTGATCTTTATAGAACAGTTTATACACATCCAAAAGTGAAG GCAATAGAGCTTATGGTGGTTGATGCACTTGTTCACGCTAATAGTTATTTGGGGATTTCGTCTAACATACATAATCCTTCTGAGTACTGGAAG CTGGATGACACAATAATTAAAACTATTGAGACAACTCCAAATCAAGAACTAAAGGAGGCCAGGGAGTTGATCCTGCGCATTCGAAGGAGGAAATTGTATCAG tTTTGTAATGAGTATCCTGTACCGAAGGATATGCTGGACAATTATAAGAAGGTCACTGCTCAAGATATTGTTTGTTCTCAG AAGAGTGGTGGAGTTACACTGAAAGAGGAGGATGTAGCTATTTGTAATGTCAAAATTGATTTGACTCGTGGAAAGCATAATCCTCTGGAAAG CATCCACTTTTTCAAG GATTACGAAAGTGATGAGAAATTTACAATACCTGATGATCGCATAAGCCACTTGCTACCTACATCTTACCAAGATATGATAGTTAAGGTGTACGCCAAAAAGCCAGAACTG GTGGAGGCAATTTCAGAggcttttgaaaattttcagttGAAAACATATGGCATCAAAGCACAGGCACATTCAACGCCACAGAAGAAGCGTCGTTACAATCCATTTATATAA
- the LOC100803621 gene encoding deoxynucleoside triphosphate triphosphohydrolase SAMHD1 homolog isoform X2: MGAYCNGDVSLPPSYDVASGEDPRFCKHVRDNVHGNIYLDSLSLKFIDTEQFQRLRELKQLGFTNMVYPGAVHSRFEHSLGVYWLASQCVEKLKTYQGLELGINRFDIQTVKLAGLLHDVGHGPFSHLFEREFLPQVISGSDWSHEQMSVDMVDYIVDEHHIDVDPQMIRRVKEMILASSEYAPPRSSSEKSFLYDIVANGRNGIDVDKFDYLLRDCRACGLGCNFEFRRLLETMRVLDDEICYRAKDYLTIHKMFVTRADLYRTVYTHPKVKAIELMVVDALVHANSYLGISSNIHNPSEYWKLDDTIIKTIETTPNQELKEARELILRIRRRKLYQFCNEYPVPKDMLDNYKKVTAQDIVCSQSGGVTLKEEDVAICNVKIDLTRGKHNPLESIHFFKDYESDEKFTIPDDRISHLLPTSYQDMIVKVYAKKPELVEAISEAFENFQLKTYGIKAQAHSTPQKKRRYNPFI; the protein is encoded by the exons ATGGGTGCTTATTGCAACGGAGACGTTTCGTTGCCACCATCCTACGACGTCGCTTCAGGAGAAGATCCCAGGTTCTGCAAGCACGTTCGCGACAACGTCCATGGCAACATTTATCTCGATTCC CTCAGTTTGAAGTTCATTGACACTGAGCAGTTTCAGAG GCTTCGCGAGTTGAAACAACTAG GTTTTACGAACATGGTTTATCCAGGTGCTGTGCATTCCAGATTTGAGCATTCTCTTGGTGTGTATTGGCTTGCCAGTCAATGTGTGGAAAAGCTTAAAACTTATCaa GGCTTGGAGCTTGGTATAAATAGATTTGATATTCAAACAGTGAAACTTGCAG GACTTCTGCATGATGTGGGACATGGCCCTTTCAGCCACTTGTTTGAGCGCGAGTTTCTTCCCCAAGTTATCAGTGGTTCTGATTG GTCACATGAACAAATGTCAGTCGATATGGTTGATTATATTGTTGATGAACACCATATTGATGTTGACCCTCAAATGATAAGAAGAGTCAAG GAGATGATACTGGCAAGCTCTGAATATGCTCCTCCAAGg AGCTCAAGTGAGAAAAGTTTCTTGTATGATATTGTTGCAAATGGCCGAAATGGAATTGATGTTGACAA ATTTGATTATCTTCTCCGTGACTGTCGAGCTTGTGGTCTAGGATGCAACTTTGAATTTCGAAG GTTATTGGAGACAATGCGGGTTTTGGATGATGAGATTTGTTATCGTGCTAAGGACT ACCTCACCATCCACAAAATGTTTGTCACCCGTGCTGATCTTTATAGAACAGTTTATACACATCCAAAAGTGAAG GCAATAGAGCTTATGGTGGTTGATGCACTTGTTCACGCTAATAGTTATTTGGGGATTTCGTCTAACATACATAATCCTTCTGAGTACTGGAAG CTGGATGACACAATAATTAAAACTATTGAGACAACTCCAAATCAAGAACTAAAGGAGGCCAGGGAGTTGATCCTGCGCATTCGAAGGAGGAAATTGTATCAG tTTTGTAATGAGTATCCTGTACCGAAGGATATGCTGGACAATTATAAGAAGGTCACTGCTCAAGATATTGTTTGTTCTCAG AGTGGTGGAGTTACACTGAAAGAGGAGGATGTAGCTATTTGTAATGTCAAAATTGATTTGACTCGTGGAAAGCATAATCCTCTGGAAAG CATCCACTTTTTCAAG GATTACGAAAGTGATGAGAAATTTACAATACCTGATGATCGCATAAGCCACTTGCTACCTACATCTTACCAAGATATGATAGTTAAGGTGTACGCCAAAAAGCCAGAACTG GTGGAGGCAATTTCAGAggcttttgaaaattttcagttGAAAACATATGGCATCAAAGCACAGGCACATTCAACGCCACAGAAGAAGCGTCGTTACAATCCATTTATATAA